A stretch of Arachis hypogaea cultivar Tifrunner chromosome 15, arahy.Tifrunner.gnm2.J5K5, whole genome shotgun sequence DNA encodes these proteins:
- the LOC112750904 gene encoding uncharacterized protein isoform X1 — translation MLSSSTSTITFIFRYSLLQIPNFVSFPSSSSSFSSLHSHSVPPSTRQVDEAVDSFTRMLSMRRTPPIIQFNQILGSLAKTNHFHAAASLFQQLQARGIAPSIVTLNILINCCCGMGRMTLAFSVLAKIFRMDYQPNTVTLNTLVKGLCLCGNVEKALHFHDGVLAHGFHFNQVTYGTLINGLCKAGHTSAAIQVLRNIPRYGIAPDVFMYSAIIDSLCKDTLVSDAFHLYSEMLAKGITPDVITYSSLIFGLCLVGQYKEAIDLLSDMVLRNITPNVYTYNTLVDGLCKEGKIKDAKSVLAVMAKHGVKPDVVTYTSLMDGYCLVNQVNKAKYIFNTMAENRVFPNVRSYNIMINGFCKSKMMDDALNLFEEMRHKNLVPDTVTYNTLIDGLGKSRRILCALELLEKMHDRGQPADIVTYSSLMDALFNNKQHDKALMLFNQMKESGIDPDIFTYTILIEGLCKNGRLENAKEIFQDLSIKSYHLNTRIYTVMIKGLCKESLLDEALALKLEMEDNGCSPDAVTYETTIRALLEKGENDQALKHFHEMIARGLLKRH, via the coding sequence ATGTTGTCATCCTCAACCTCAACGATCACTTTCATTTTTAGGTATTCTCTTCTCCAAATCCCTAATTTTGTTTCCTTcccttcctcttcatcttcattctcatccCTTCACTCTCATTCTGTGCCCCCATCCACTCGCCAAGTTGATGAAGCTGTTGATTCCTTCACTCGCATGCTCTCTATGCGTCGTACTCCTCCCATCATCCAATTTAACCAGATTTTGGGGTCTCTTGCCAAGACCAACCATTTCCACGCCGCCGCTTCCCTTTTTCAGCAATTGCAAGCCAGGGGAATTGCGCCCAGCATAGTCACTTTGAATATCTTAATCAATTGTTGCTGCGGCATGGGTCGTATGACGCTTGCTTTCTCTGTATTGGCCAAGATTTTCAGAATGGATTATCAACCTAATACGGTAACATTGAATACACTCGTTAAAGGTCTCTGTCTCTGTGGTAATGTTGAAAAAGCACTGCACTTTCATGACGGAGTGCTGGCTCATGGATTTCACTTCAACCAAGTCACTTATGGGACCTTGATCAATGGCCTCTGTAAGGCCGGACACACATCAGCTGCTATTCAAGTGTTGAGAAACATCCCACGGTATGGCATTGCTCCTGATGTCTTCATGTACAGCGCAATTATTGATAGCCTCTGCAAGGATACACTTGTAAGTGATGCTTTTCATTTATACTCTGAAATGCTTGCTAAGGGAATCACTCCCGATGTTATCACATACAGTTCTCTCATTTTTGGATTGTGTCTTGTGGGTCAATATAAGGAAGCCATTGATTTGTTAAGTGATATGGTGCTTAGAAACATTACTCCTAATGTTTATACCTATAATACTTTGGTTGATGGGCTATGCAAGGAAGGAAAGATCAAAGATGCTAAGAGTGTATTGGCTGTAATGGCAAAACATGGTGTGAAACCAGATGTGGTTACTTATACCAGCTTAATGGATGGATATTGTTTGGTTAATCAGGTAAATAAGGCAAAATATATATTCAACACAATGGCCGAGAATAGAGTGTTTCCTAATGTTCGGAGTTACAATATCATGATTAATGGCTTCTGCAAAAGTAAAATGATGGATGATGCCTTGAATCTCTTCGAAGAGATGCGTCACAAGAACTTGGTTCCTGACACGGTAACTTACAATACTCTAATTGATGGCTTGGGAAAATCAAGGAGAATCCTTTGCGCCTTGGAGCTTCTTGAAAAGATGCATGATCGAGGTCAACCCGCTGATATAGTCACTTACAGTTCTTTGATGGATGCTTTGTTCAATAACAAACAACATGACAAGGCACTTATGTTATTCAATCAAATGAAAGAGAGTGGCATTGATCCAGATATATTTACATACACCATACTTATAGAAGGCctgtgcaaaaatggaagactTGAAAATGCAAAAGAGATTTTTCAAGATCTTTCCATTAAAAGCTATCACCTAAACACAAGGATATACACTGTTATGATAAAGGGGCTCTGCAAAGAGAGCCTACTTGATGAAGCATTGGCCTTAAAGTTGGAAATGGAAGATAATGGTTGCTCTCCGGATGCTGTAACTTACGAAACAACTATTCGTGCTCTGTTGGAAAAAGGTGAAAATGATCAAGCGCTGAAACATTTTCATGAAATGATTGCTAGAGGCTTATTGAAAAGACACTAA
- the LOC112750904 gene encoding uncharacterized protein isoform X2 produces MLSMRRTPPIIQFNQILGSLAKTNHFHAAASLFQQLQARGIAPSIVTLNILINCCCGMGRMTLAFSVLAKIFRMDYQPNTVTLNTLVKGLCLCGNVEKALHFHDGVLAHGFHFNQVTYGTLINGLCKAGHTSAAIQVLRNIPRYGIAPDVFMYSAIIDSLCKDTLVSDAFHLYSEMLAKGITPDVITYSSLIFGLCLVGQYKEAIDLLSDMVLRNITPNVYTYNTLVDGLCKEGKIKDAKSVLAVMAKHGVKPDVVTYTSLMDGYCLVNQVNKAKYIFNTMAENRVFPNVRSYNIMINGFCKSKMMDDALNLFEEMRHKNLVPDTVTYNTLIDGLGKSRRILCALELLEKMHDRGQPADIVTYSSLMDALFNNKQHDKALMLFNQMKESGIDPDIFTYTILIEGLCKNGRLENAKEIFQDLSIKSYHLNTRIYTVMIKGLCKESLLDEALALKLEMEDNGCSPDAVTYETTIRALLEKGENDQALKHFHEMIARGLLKRH; encoded by the coding sequence ATGCTCTCTATGCGTCGTACTCCTCCCATCATCCAATTTAACCAGATTTTGGGGTCTCTTGCCAAGACCAACCATTTCCACGCCGCCGCTTCCCTTTTTCAGCAATTGCAAGCCAGGGGAATTGCGCCCAGCATAGTCACTTTGAATATCTTAATCAATTGTTGCTGCGGCATGGGTCGTATGACGCTTGCTTTCTCTGTATTGGCCAAGATTTTCAGAATGGATTATCAACCTAATACGGTAACATTGAATACACTCGTTAAAGGTCTCTGTCTCTGTGGTAATGTTGAAAAAGCACTGCACTTTCATGACGGAGTGCTGGCTCATGGATTTCACTTCAACCAAGTCACTTATGGGACCTTGATCAATGGCCTCTGTAAGGCCGGACACACATCAGCTGCTATTCAAGTGTTGAGAAACATCCCACGGTATGGCATTGCTCCTGATGTCTTCATGTACAGCGCAATTATTGATAGCCTCTGCAAGGATACACTTGTAAGTGATGCTTTTCATTTATACTCTGAAATGCTTGCTAAGGGAATCACTCCCGATGTTATCACATACAGTTCTCTCATTTTTGGATTGTGTCTTGTGGGTCAATATAAGGAAGCCATTGATTTGTTAAGTGATATGGTGCTTAGAAACATTACTCCTAATGTTTATACCTATAATACTTTGGTTGATGGGCTATGCAAGGAAGGAAAGATCAAAGATGCTAAGAGTGTATTGGCTGTAATGGCAAAACATGGTGTGAAACCAGATGTGGTTACTTATACCAGCTTAATGGATGGATATTGTTTGGTTAATCAGGTAAATAAGGCAAAATATATATTCAACACAATGGCCGAGAATAGAGTGTTTCCTAATGTTCGGAGTTACAATATCATGATTAATGGCTTCTGCAAAAGTAAAATGATGGATGATGCCTTGAATCTCTTCGAAGAGATGCGTCACAAGAACTTGGTTCCTGACACGGTAACTTACAATACTCTAATTGATGGCTTGGGAAAATCAAGGAGAATCCTTTGCGCCTTGGAGCTTCTTGAAAAGATGCATGATCGAGGTCAACCCGCTGATATAGTCACTTACAGTTCTTTGATGGATGCTTTGTTCAATAACAAACAACATGACAAGGCACTTATGTTATTCAATCAAATGAAAGAGAGTGGCATTGATCCAGATATATTTACATACACCATACTTATAGAAGGCctgtgcaaaaatggaagactTGAAAATGCAAAAGAGATTTTTCAAGATCTTTCCATTAAAAGCTATCACCTAAACACAAGGATATACACTGTTATGATAAAGGGGCTCTGCAAAGAGAGCCTACTTGATGAAGCATTGGCCTTAAAGTTGGAAATGGAAGATAATGGTTGCTCTCCGGATGCTGTAACTTACGAAACAACTATTCGTGCTCTGTTGGAAAAAGGTGAAAATGATCAAGCGCTGAAACATTTTCATGAAATGATTGCTAGAGGCTTATTGAAAAGACACTAA
- the LOC112750905 gene encoding uncharacterized protein, with protein sequence MYSAIIDSLCKDTLVSQAFHLFSEMLAKGISPNVITYSSLIFGLCLVGQYKEAIDLLSDMVLRNITPNVYTYNTLVDGLCKEGKIKDAKSVLAVMAKHGVKLDVVTYNSLMDGYCLVNQVNKAKYVFNTMAKSRPFPNVRSYNIMINGFCKSKMIDDALNLFEEMCRKNLVPDTVTYNTLVDGLGKSRRILCALELLEKMHNRGQPNIVTYSSLLDALFNIKQHDKALMLFNQMKECGVDPDIYAYNILIDGLCKSGRLKNAKEIFQDLSIKGYRPDMRTYTIMINGLCKEGLLHEALAFLSKMEDNGCLPNAVTYEIIIRALFEKGENDNAEKLFREMISRGLLQG encoded by the coding sequence ATGTACAGCGCAATTATTGATAGCCTCTGCAAGGATACACTTGTAAGTCaggcttttcatttattttctgaaATGCTTGCTAAGGGAATTTCTCCTAATGTTATCACATACAGTTCTCTCATTTTTGGATTGTGTCTTGTGGGTCAATATAAGGAAGCCATTGATTTGTTAAGTGATATGGTGCTTAGAAACATTACTCCTAATGTTTATACCTATAATACTTTGGTTGATGGGCTATGCAAGGAAGGAAAGATCAAAGATGCTAAGAGTGTATTGGCTGTAATGGCAAAACATGGTGTGAAACTAGATGTGGTTACTTATAACAGCTTAATGGATGGATATTGTTTGGTTAATCAGGTAAATAAGGCAAAATATGTATTCAACACAATGGCTAAGAGTAGACCGTTTCCTAATGTTCGGAGTTACAATATCATGATTAATGGCTTTTGTAAGAGTAAAATGATCGATGATGCCTTGAATCTCTTCGAAGAGATGTGTCGCAAGAACTTGGTTCCTGACACGGTAACTTACAATACTCTAGTTGATGGCTTGGGAAAGTCAAGGAGAATCCTTTGTGCCTTGGAGCTTCTTGAAAAGATGCATAATCGAGGTCAACCTAATATAGTCACTTACAGTTCTTTGCTGGATGCTTTGTTCAATATCAAACAACATGACAAGGCACTTATGTTATTCAATCAAATGAAAGAGTGTGGCGTTGATCCAGATATATATGCATACAACATACTTATAGATGGTCTGTGCAAAAGTGGAAGACTTAAAAATGCAAAAGAGATTTTTCAAGATCTTTCCATTAAAGGCTATCGGCCAGACATGAGGACATACACTATTATGATAAATGGGCTTTGCAAAGAGGGCCTACTTCATGAAGCATTGGCTTTCTTGTCAAAAATGGAAGACAATGGCTGCTTACCAAATGCTGTGACTTATGAAATAATCATTCGTGCTCTGTTTGAAAAAGGTGAAAATGATAACGCGGAGAAACTTTTTCGTGAAATGATATCTAGAGGCCTATTGCAAGGATAG